A window from Calditrichota bacterium encodes these proteins:
- a CDS encoding efflux RND transporter permease subunit: MRKLTEFSVNYPITILMLVLAVVLLGYISFSKLGVDLFPDLNNPRIFVELKAGEKPPEEIEKQFVESIEALAIRQKKVVQVSSVTRVGSAQITVEYSWDADMDEAFLDLQKTLTSFTQNSEIEELVITQHDPNTAPIMLLGFSNENIDDMDELRRVAENYLRNELIRLEGIAEVKLLGQEEKEVVLETNPYLLEAYNLTPSAITSKLQSYNRNVSGGSIVEMGRKYVIKGVGEFQSLEDIKNVIVTYKQPTATNTGQTPQTRERVPVFLKDVAKVKLQNKDPENIVHVNQKRCMGLEIYKETKFNTVKATNALQKELAKLRKALPGYKLTVIQNQGDFINQAVDEVKQTALIGILLAILILFVFLRRVGTTFIISLAIPISIIATFNLMYFNGLTLNIMTLGGLALGAGMLVDNAIVVMENIFRNLESGLSLKEASIRGAAEVGGAITASTLTTIVVFLPIVFLHGAAGELFKDQAWTVAFSLLSSLVVAILVIPMLSARLLKTPQLDVEQKSIRFPGYATFLSKMLSHRWKVIGAAALLVAISILLIPFVGSEFIPKTDLGEFSIEVKLPAGTDLRRTEQTITGIENLIHETYGDEINLIYSQIGPAASDVSSTEESILEDENTGTIKIILNDNHKIPAQKIIAHLGQVLGDIPDVETQFIQEQTALQATLGTEVAPIIVEIKGEDLDVIQDLTNQVKKKVASVPDLINIETSFDEGRPEVELVVDRISAGMYNLGINEISSQLQNYLKGRSAGSWDYEGELKDITLRLPKMSVGELGNIQLNNGEQKIPLSEVTKIRIENAPKEIKRRNQIRIGEVTAHIQSNRPFNHIVADIRNQLKDIDFPTDYKYEITGEEQKRSEAFHNLKFALFLSIILVYMVMASQFESLIHPLTILLTIPLAGVGAILIFFLLGKTLNIMAYIGIIMLAGIAVNDSIILVDAINQLKREGLSRWDAIIEAGQRRIRPIIMTSLTTILALLPLTFGFGEGAALRAPMALAVIGGLITSTILTLIVIPCVYLVFDQIHFGSEQK; the protein is encoded by the coding sequence ATGAGAAAACTAACTGAATTTTCTGTTAATTATCCCATTACTATCCTGATGCTGGTGCTGGCGGTTGTGCTTTTGGGATATATTTCATTCAGCAAATTAGGGGTTGATCTTTTTCCTGATTTGAACAATCCACGAATTTTTGTGGAACTCAAGGCTGGCGAAAAGCCTCCCGAAGAGATCGAAAAACAATTCGTGGAAAGCATCGAGGCGCTTGCCATTCGGCAAAAAAAAGTCGTACAGGTTTCTTCTGTCACCCGGGTTGGATCCGCACAAATTACCGTGGAATATAGCTGGGACGCCGACATGGACGAGGCGTTTCTGGATTTGCAAAAAACGCTGACCAGTTTCACGCAAAATTCCGAAATTGAAGAGTTGGTAATCACGCAGCACGATCCAAATACAGCACCGATCATGTTGCTCGGATTTTCCAATGAAAACATTGACGACATGGACGAATTGCGTCGGGTCGCAGAAAATTATCTGCGCAATGAGTTGATTCGATTAGAGGGCATTGCCGAAGTCAAGCTACTGGGTCAGGAAGAAAAGGAAGTTGTGCTGGAAACAAATCCCTATTTGCTGGAAGCCTATAACCTGACTCCGTCCGCTATCACCAGCAAGCTGCAGAGTTACAACCGAAATGTTTCCGGCGGCTCCATCGTCGAGATGGGGAGAAAATATGTCATCAAGGGAGTCGGGGAATTCCAATCGCTGGAAGACATCAAAAATGTGATTGTCACTTACAAGCAGCCAACCGCGACCAATACCGGTCAAACCCCGCAGACGCGGGAACGCGTACCTGTTTTTTTGAAGGACGTCGCCAAAGTCAAATTGCAGAACAAAGACCCGGAGAACATTGTTCACGTCAACCAAAAACGGTGCATGGGTCTGGAAATTTACAAAGAGACAAAATTCAATACAGTGAAAGCGACCAATGCCCTGCAGAAAGAATTGGCAAAACTGCGCAAAGCGCTGCCAGGCTACAAACTCACTGTCATTCAGAATCAGGGAGATTTTATCAATCAAGCAGTGGACGAAGTCAAGCAAACCGCTCTGATCGGCATTCTGTTAGCGATACTGATCTTGTTTGTCTTTCTGCGCCGCGTCGGCACGACGTTCATTATCAGTCTGGCGATTCCCATTTCCATCATCGCCACTTTCAACTTGATGTATTTCAACGGACTCACATTGAACATCATGACGCTGGGAGGTCTGGCCTTAGGCGCCGGAATGTTGGTGGATAATGCCATTGTAGTGATGGAAAATATTTTTCGAAATTTAGAGTCCGGGCTATCGTTGAAAGAGGCGTCCATCCGCGGCGCCGCTGAAGTGGGCGGAGCAATTACCGCCTCAACGCTGACCACGATTGTCGTTTTTCTGCCCATCGTTTTTCTTCACGGCGCAGCAGGAGAACTGTTCAAAGATCAGGCATGGACAGTGGCGTTTTCTTTGCTCTCATCGTTAGTCGTCGCCATTTTGGTCATTCCCATGTTGAGCGCGCGATTGCTTAAAACGCCGCAGCTCGACGTCGAACAAAAATCGATCCGATTTCCCGGTTACGCGACTTTTTTGTCAAAGATGCTATCCCACCGCTGGAAAGTGATCGGCGCGGCAGCCTTGTTAGTGGCGATCTCGATTTTGCTTATCCCCTTCGTGGGCAGCGAATTCATTCCCAAAACAGACCTGGGTGAATTCTCCATTGAGGTAAAATTGCCTGCGGGAACCGACCTTCGCCGCACCGAGCAAACCATCACCGGCATTGAAAATTTGATCCACGAAACATACGGCGATGAAATAAATTTGATTTACAGCCAGATAGGCCCGGCAGCCTCGGATGTCTCTTCAACGGAAGAATCCATTTTGGAAGATGAAAACACCGGAACTATAAAAATTATCCTCAACGACAACCACAAAATTCCGGCGCAAAAAATAATCGCTCATCTGGGGCAGGTTTTGGGCGATATTCCCGACGTGGAAACCCAGTTCATTCAAGAGCAGACAGCATTACAAGCCACACTTGGCACAGAAGTCGCGCCGATAATTGTTGAAATCAAGGGCGAAGATTTGGACGTCATCCAGGATTTGACCAATCAGGTGAAGAAAAAGGTAGCATCAGTGCCCGATCTCATCAACATCGAGACCAGCTTTGACGAAGGCAGACCTGAGGTCGAGCTTGTTGTCGATCGAATCTCCGCCGGCATGTACAATCTGGGCATCAATGAAATTAGTAGTCAATTGCAGAACTATCTCAAAGGCCGCAGCGCCGGCTCCTGGGATTACGAAGGCGAACTAAAAGACATTACGCTGCGGCTGCCGAAAATGAGCGTGGGCGAACTGGGAAATATTCAACTCAATAACGGCGAGCAAAAGATACCGCTGTCCGAAGTGACAAAAATTCGCATCGAAAATGCGCCAAAAGAAATCAAGCGCCGCAATCAGATTCGCATCGGAGAGGTGACAGCTCACATTCAATCGAACAGGCCGTTTAACCACATCGTCGCTGATATTCGCAATCAACTGAAAGACATCGATTTCCCGACAGATTATAAATATGAAATCACCGGCGAAGAACAAAAACGTTCGGAAGCGTTTCACAATTTGAAATTCGCTTTGTTTTTGTCGATCATTCTCGTTTACATGGTCATGGCGTCGCAATTTGAGTCGCTCATTCACCCGCTCACTATTTTACTCACGATTCCGCTTGCCGGCGTGGGCGCGATTCTGATCTTTTTCCTGTTGGGAAAAACGCTGAACATCATGGCCTACATTGGCATCATCATGCTGGCCGGCATCGCGGTGAACGACTCGATTATTTTAGTGGATGCAATAAATCAGTTGAAACGGGAAGGACTGTCGCGCTGGGACGCCATCATCGAAGCCGGGCAACGCAGAATCAGACCCATCATCATGACCAGCTTGACGACTATTTTGGCGCTGCTGCCGCTGACTTTTGGCTTCGGCGAAGGCGCAGCGCTCCGCGCGCCCATGGCGCTGGCGGTGATCGGCGGTTTGATCACGTCGACGATCTTGACGCTGATTGTGATCCCTTGTGTCTATTTGGTTTTTGATCAAATACATTTTGGCAGCGAACAGAAATAA